Proteins encoded in a region of the Pigmentiphaga litoralis genome:
- a CDS encoding thiolase domain-containing protein has protein sequence MTIKDKAYIVGAYEHPLRKAPNHSVAQLHAEVARGALLDAGLAKDDIDGYFCAGDAPGANPWSMVNYLNLNRLRHVESTDMGGCSYLIHVAHAAEAIAAGKCNVALITLAGRPNSEGVSGTQARVRGVNLPDSPFEMPHGPVTVNLYAMAAMRHMYEFGTTSEQLAWIKVAASHHAQHNPHAMLRNVVTVEDVLNSPMVSDPLHRLDSCVVSDGGGAIIVARPDIAKSLNRPRVKVIGSGETSKHQMGGQIDLSYTGVAWTGPRAFEEAGVTPADIQYASIYDSFTITVLLQLEDLGFCKKGEGGRFVADGNLISGVGRLPFNTDGGGLCNNHPANRGGMTKIIEAVRQLRGEAHPAVQVPNCALALATGVGGAIGHRHGAATLILERE, from the coding sequence ATGACGATCAAAGACAAGGCCTATATCGTGGGGGCCTATGAGCACCCTTTGCGCAAGGCTCCGAATCACTCGGTTGCGCAACTGCACGCCGAAGTCGCGCGCGGCGCGCTGCTGGACGCCGGGCTGGCCAAGGACGACATCGACGGCTATTTTTGCGCAGGCGATGCCCCTGGCGCCAATCCGTGGTCGATGGTGAATTACCTGAACCTGAACCGGCTGCGTCATGTCGAGTCGACCGACATGGGCGGGTGTTCCTATCTGATTCACGTGGCGCACGCGGCCGAAGCGATTGCCGCGGGAAAATGCAACGTCGCCTTGATCACGCTGGCGGGCCGGCCAAATTCTGAAGGCGTTTCCGGCACGCAGGCCCGGGTGCGCGGTGTCAACCTGCCGGACTCGCCGTTCGAAATGCCCCATGGTCCGGTCACCGTCAACCTGTATGCGATGGCGGCAATGCGGCATATGTACGAGTTCGGCACCACCAGCGAACAACTGGCGTGGATCAAGGTGGCCGCGTCGCATCACGCGCAGCACAACCCGCATGCCATGCTCCGCAATGTCGTCACGGTGGAGGACGTGCTCAATTCGCCCATGGTGTCCGACCCGCTGCATCGGCTGGATTCGTGCGTGGTCAGCGATGGAGGCGGGGCGATCATTGTCGCGCGGCCTGACATTGCAAAGTCGTTGAATCGTCCGCGTGTGAAGGTCATCGGCAGCGGTGAGACCAGCAAACATCAGATGGGCGGCCAGATCGACCTGAGCTACACCGGTGTGGCATGGACCGGCCCGCGCGCGTTTGAGGAAGCCGGTGTCACCCCGGCGGATATTCAGTATGCGTCCATTTACGACAGCTTCACGATCACGGTGCTGCTGCAACTGGAAGACCTGGGCTTTTGCAAGAAGGGAGAGGGCGGGCGGTTCGTTGCGGATGGCAACCTGATTTCCGGGGTAGGCCGCCTGCCTTTCAATACGGATGGCGGCGGCCTGTGCAACAACCACCCGGCCAATCGCGGCGGCATGACCAAAATCATCGAAGCCGTCCGGCAGTTGCGCGGCGAAGCCCACCCCGCCGTGCAGGTGCCGAACTGCGCCCTGGCCCTGGCGACCGGCGTCGGAGGCGCGATCGGGCATCGACATGGCGCGGCTACATTGATTCTGGAAAGGGAATAA
- a CDS encoding aldehyde dehydrogenase family protein produces MTHYDRFYIDGSWVAPQGTRTFELVNPATEQPYGDVTLGTQEDVDRAVNAARKAFRTFSKTSPAQRIEMLERILSAMEQRQDDLMAAVTLEMGAPSSLKGQVGTAIQAFRQAVLTLRDYSFETRMGDNIVRREPIGVCGLISAWNWPLQLLCTKLGSAFAAGCTVVVKPSEFTPVSALLLAEVMDAAGVPPGVFNLVNGDGPVVGEAISRHRGIDMVSFTGSTRAGIMVAQAAALTVKRVCQELGGKSANIILPDGDLAAAARFNVSRGFSNTGQSCHSPTRMLVAQDQLDQFLELVTAEAAKVRVGDPGDPATTIGPVVNRAQFERVQAYIAKGIEEGARVVCGGLGRPEGLEHGYFIKPTVFADVRPDMTIAQEEIFGPVLVVLTYRDVDDAIEIANDTCYGLGGYLFSADASKARAVAEELRTGRIFYNGAPSNTVAPMGGYKQSGNGREMGVFGLEEYLEVKAMIGFLDKE; encoded by the coding sequence ATGACACATTACGACCGCTTTTATATCGACGGATCCTGGGTAGCGCCGCAAGGCACCCGCACTTTCGAATTGGTGAATCCCGCCACCGAACAGCCTTATGGCGACGTCACGCTCGGCACGCAGGAAGACGTCGACCGGGCCGTCAATGCCGCCCGCAAGGCCTTCCGCACTTTCAGCAAGACGTCCCCCGCGCAGCGGATCGAGATGCTCGAACGCATCCTGTCCGCGATGGAACAGCGTCAGGATGACCTGATGGCTGCAGTCACGTTGGAGATGGGGGCACCAAGCAGCCTGAAGGGCCAGGTCGGCACCGCCATCCAGGCCTTCCGCCAGGCGGTCCTGACGCTGCGCGACTATTCATTCGAAACCCGGATGGGCGACAACATCGTGCGCCGCGAACCCATCGGCGTATGCGGATTGATCTCGGCCTGGAACTGGCCGCTGCAGCTGCTTTGCACGAAGCTCGGGTCGGCATTTGCCGCCGGTTGCACGGTGGTCGTCAAACCAAGCGAATTTACGCCGGTCAGTGCCTTGCTGCTGGCCGAGGTCATGGACGCCGCGGGCGTTCCGCCGGGCGTGTTCAACCTGGTCAATGGCGATGGTCCGGTCGTCGGCGAAGCCATTTCGCGGCATCGCGGCATCGACATGGTGTCGTTCACTGGCTCGACCCGGGCGGGAATCATGGTGGCGCAAGCCGCGGCGCTGACGGTCAAACGGGTTTGCCAGGAACTCGGCGGCAAGTCGGCCAACATCATCCTGCCTGACGGCGATCTGGCGGCGGCAGCCCGCTTCAATGTGTCGCGGGGATTTTCGAATACCGGGCAGTCCTGCCATTCGCCGACCCGCATGCTGGTGGCGCAAGACCAGCTCGATCAGTTTCTTGAACTCGTCACGGCCGAGGCCGCCAAGGTCCGTGTCGGAGACCCGGGCGACCCGGCCACGACCATCGGTCCGGTAGTCAACCGCGCGCAGTTCGAGCGCGTGCAGGCTTATATCGCCAAGGGCATCGAAGAAGGGGCGCGCGTCGTGTGCGGCGGGCTGGGCCGGCCGGAGGGGCTCGAGCATGGCTACTTCATCAAGCCCACGGTCTTTGCTGACGTGCGGCCCGACATGACAATCGCCCAGGAAGAAATCTTTGGTCCGGTGCTGGTTGTCTTGACCTACAGGGATGTCGACGACGCCATCGAGATCGCGAACGATACCTGCTATGGACTGGGTGGCTATCTGTTTTCGGCCGACGCCAGCAAGGCACGCGCGGTGGCCGAAGAACTCCGCACCGGGCGCATCTTCTACAACGGCGCGCCGTCCAATACCGTTGCGCCCATGGGTGGCTACAAGCAGTCGGGCAACGGGCGGGAAATGGGCGTGTTCGGGCTTGAAGAGTACCTTGAGGTCAAGGCCATGATCGGTTTCCTGGATAAGGAATGA
- a CDS encoding NAD-binding protein gives MSIFGDQVGDGQAIKAVNDVMSAACHLLTLEVVAMGRKAGLSMASMITAINQSSGRSRFSEVALPALLAGKPSSDVALSVMIRDVDQAIALGIDAHAPMPIAAMTRALLQMGMNTVGPDARLDDMVDVIGNLAGTSLRAPDKAPDQVSHEVVHDAPATSGVDALPADAPGLTAMRAAHGALIKTKPVIGYIGLGAMGHALARQALNAASELHVYDVDPARVDALVQLGAKAAPDLATLASACDVIMLCVPGAHEVRATLFGDGGMAPALRPGTIIVDQSTGSPALTRALAAELAALGVALVDAPVAGGPKGASDGSLLSLCGGEQSALATVQALLGAMGSQVMAFGGPGNGHAAKLIKNALGACNRLITYESVSLAVKLGLDLDVLRAVIEKSSGCTAAFSRIVPNLRSGAPTAQLRLELLAKDLRLITQMAADCGTPAVIPNVVRGTVESAVGTLGKDANIDELARLFDLHVLSA, from the coding sequence ATGAGTATCTTCGGTGACCAAGTGGGCGATGGTCAGGCCATCAAGGCGGTCAACGATGTCATGAGCGCCGCGTGCCATCTGCTGACGTTGGAAGTGGTGGCGATGGGGCGCAAGGCTGGCTTGTCGATGGCGTCGATGATCACCGCGATCAACCAGAGTTCGGGCCGCAGCCGGTTTTCCGAAGTTGCCTTGCCGGCGTTGCTTGCGGGCAAGCCGTCCAGTGACGTCGCCTTGAGCGTGATGATTAGGGATGTGGACCAGGCCATCGCCCTGGGCATCGATGCCCATGCGCCCATGCCGATCGCCGCGATGACCCGCGCCCTGTTGCAGATGGGCATGAATACAGTTGGACCGGACGCGCGGCTGGACGACATGGTCGACGTCATCGGGAATCTGGCCGGAACGTCCCTGCGCGCGCCGGACAAAGCGCCTGACCAGGTATCGCACGAGGTAGTGCACGACGCACCGGCAACATCAGGCGTTGATGCGTTGCCTGCAGATGCCCCTGGCTTAACTGCAATGCGTGCTGCCCATGGCGCCTTGATCAAGACGAAGCCAGTGATCGGCTACATCGGCCTGGGCGCCATGGGCCATGCCCTGGCACGTCAGGCCCTGAACGCCGCCAGCGAACTGCATGTGTACGACGTCGACCCGGCGCGGGTGGACGCACTGGTGCAATTGGGTGCAAAGGCGGCACCGGATCTGGCAACGCTGGCCAGCGCGTGCGACGTGATCATGCTGTGCGTGCCGGGCGCGCACGAAGTCCGCGCCACTCTGTTCGGCGACGGCGGCATGGCCCCGGCCTTGCGGCCCGGAACGATCATCGTGGATCAGAGCACGGGATCGCCCGCCTTGACGCGAGCGCTTGCCGCAGAGCTGGCCGCCCTGGGGGTCGCATTGGTGGATGCCCCGGTGGCGGGCGGACCCAAAGGCGCGTCCGACGGCTCACTGCTCAGTCTGTGCGGCGGCGAGCAGTCTGCGCTCGCAACCGTCCAGGCCTTGCTCGGCGCCATGGGCAGTCAGGTCATGGCATTCGGCGGCCCGGGCAATGGCCACGCCGCCAAGCTGATCAAGAACGCCCTTGGTGCGTGCAACCGCCTCATCACCTACGAGTCGGTGTCGCTGGCCGTCAAGCTGGGACTGGACCTGGACGTGCTGCGCGCCGTCATCGAAAAAAGTTCGGGCTGTACGGCGGCGTTCTCGCGCATCGTTCCCAATCTGCGGTCGGGCGCACCCACCGCGCAGCTTCGCCTGGAACTTCTGGCGAAAGATCTCCGGTTGATTACCCAGATGGCGGCCGACTGCGGCACCCCCGCCGTGATCCCGAACGTCGTCCGCGGCACCGTCGAAAGCGCCGTCGGCACATTGGGCAAAGACGCAAACATCGATGAACTGGCTCGTCTGTTCGACCTGCACGTTCTTTCTGCTTAA
- a CDS encoding Bug family tripartite tricarboxylate transporter substrate binding protein: MTHTVVTAARTVLFATLSLTFAAQVSASDTYPSRPIRVVVPVAAGGWGDASTRIVAQRMAEELGQPVVVENRTGAGGLLGIRHTKAEAPDGYTLMSTGGTIAIQQALSNDPGYDTLKDFTAVGSMVRSPAIVVTSAASPYKTMPELIAAARANPQKISYGSAGVGTTTHIAAEMLLRKAGVKMMHVPYKGNGAAMPDVIAGRVSFMIDAYGSSASNIGGGRLRALGVTSDTPMNALPNVPVVASEGVPGFKYYYWLGLFAPAGVPPDVVAKLSGALKKALSDPKIEARLQSDGTENAFMAPAEFSTFLRKEVAETASLINDLGLPKE; encoded by the coding sequence ATGACACACACCGTGGTTACCGCAGCGCGAACGGTTCTGTTCGCAACTTTGTCACTGACCTTCGCCGCGCAGGTGTCGGCGTCGGATACCTACCCGTCCCGCCCGATACGCGTGGTGGTGCCCGTCGCCGCAGGCGGGTGGGGCGATGCGTCGACGCGCATCGTTGCGCAGCGCATGGCTGAAGAGCTCGGGCAGCCGGTTGTTGTCGAGAACCGCACGGGCGCTGGCGGCTTGCTGGGCATTCGTCATACGAAAGCAGAAGCGCCCGACGGTTATACGCTGATGTCGACCGGGGGCACCATTGCGATTCAGCAGGCGTTGAGCAATGACCCGGGCTACGACACCCTGAAAGACTTTACGGCTGTGGGGTCGATGGTGCGGTCGCCTGCCATTGTCGTGACCAGCGCGGCGTCGCCCTACAAGACGATGCCGGAACTGATTGCGGCGGCGCGCGCCAACCCGCAGAAAATCAGCTATGGGTCGGCAGGCGTCGGCACCACCACGCACATCGCGGCCGAGATGCTGCTGCGCAAGGCGGGCGTCAAAATGATGCATGTGCCGTACAAGGGCAATGGCGCCGCGATGCCCGATGTGATCGCGGGCCGTGTCAGCTTCATGATCGATGCCTATGGCAGCAGCGCCTCCAACATTGGCGGGGGGCGTTTGCGTGCGCTGGGGGTCACGTCCGACACGCCGATGAACGCCTTGCCCAATGTGCCGGTTGTCGCGTCCGAAGGCGTGCCGGGCTTCAAGTACTACTACTGGCTGGGCCTGTTCGCACCGGCCGGCGTGCCACCGGACGTGGTGGCCAAACTGTCTGGTGCACTGAAGAAAGCGCTGAGCGATCCCAAGATCGAAGCGCGTCTGCAGTCCGATGGCACGGAGAACGCATTCATGGCGCCTGCGGAATTTTCGACCTTCCTGCGCAAGGAAGTGGCCGAGACGGCGTCCTTGATCAACGATCTGGGCTTGCCGAAGGAATGA
- a CDS encoding MmgE/PrpD family protein, which yields MQKTMTQGPTLAQSMGAFLNEARIGDMPPQAVEYGQMLVASTLASAALGSTLTSSQIVRQLEVDRGGHAQAAAWFGNWDRLPAVAAARINALMSDAAASDDSDLRNIVHSGTPACAAALAVGQHQRATGSEIVEAIVFGYEVAGTINTAMLGGLQRKGFHGCVVATFAAAAAAACLLKLDRDAAAHALALAATSMGGLHAAAATSLAREYHAGNAAMMGVHAAQAAARGYQAELATFEMKRGFFETLGGGADASGLAGQLGSKWNILTELGIKLVPGGSPFHAVAEAAASAAREGRLTVDDIRHITFTLPDYPFPGPKHPADLIGIEHSPFYFAAAGAADHDYGWTHAFPEKINDPRIRSLFDRITRSDDDVVDKHRYKSGAIVTIETTDGRLLEHTVLAPKGAAVRGISWPDIRTKYDALMPHGGVLPQAIDRSFDQIRRLTTLPSIDGLIGMLSGKA from the coding sequence ATGCAGAAGACGATGACCCAGGGGCCGACGCTTGCCCAATCAATGGGCGCTTTCCTGAACGAGGCGCGGATCGGCGACATGCCGCCCCAAGCCGTCGAATACGGCCAGATGCTGGTGGCAAGCACGCTTGCCAGTGCGGCACTCGGGTCGACCCTGACCTCAAGCCAGATCGTGCGGCAACTGGAAGTGGACCGCGGCGGTCATGCTCAGGCAGCCGCATGGTTCGGCAACTGGGACCGCCTTCCCGCGGTGGCGGCCGCCCGCATCAATGCACTGATGAGCGACGCGGCCGCCTCCGATGACAGCGACTTGCGCAACATCGTGCACAGCGGCACCCCCGCCTGCGCGGCGGCGCTTGCTGTAGGCCAGCACCAGCGGGCCACGGGCAGCGAGATCGTCGAAGCGATCGTGTTCGGGTATGAAGTGGCCGGTACGATCAATACGGCCATGCTGGGTGGACTGCAGCGCAAGGGCTTTCATGGGTGTGTGGTCGCGACCTTTGCAGCGGCGGCGGCCGCTGCCTGCCTGCTCAAGCTCGATCGTGACGCCGCTGCCCACGCGCTGGCCCTGGCTGCCACGTCGATGGGCGGCCTGCACGCGGCTGCTGCCACCAGCCTGGCGCGCGAATACCATGCGGGCAATGCAGCCATGATGGGCGTTCATGCTGCGCAGGCGGCGGCGCGGGGCTACCAGGCAGAGCTCGCCACCTTTGAAATGAAGCGAGGTTTTTTCGAAACCTTGGGCGGCGGTGCCGACGCCAGCGGGCTGGCCGGGCAACTGGGCAGCAAGTGGAACATCCTCACCGAACTGGGCATCAAGCTGGTACCGGGCGGCTCGCCTTTCCACGCCGTGGCCGAAGCCGCGGCCAGTGCCGCACGAGAAGGGCGGCTGACTGTGGATGACATCCGCCACATCACGTTCACCCTGCCCGATTACCCGTTCCCGGGCCCGAAGCACCCGGCCGATCTGATCGGCATCGAGCACAGCCCGTTCTACTTTGCGGCGGCCGGCGCGGCCGACCACGATTACGGATGGACGCACGCCTTTCCCGAAAAAATCAACGATCCCCGCATCCGGTCGCTGTTCGACCGCATCACCCGCAGCGATGACGACGTGGTCGACAAGCACCGATACAAAAGCGGCGCCATCGTCACGATAGAAACCACCGACGGCCGGCTGCTTGAACACACAGTCCTGGCACCCAAAGGCGCTGCAGTGCGCGGTATTTCCTGGCCCGACATCCGGACCAAATATGACGCGCTCATGCCGCACGGCGGCGTCTTGCCGCAAGCCATCGACCGGAGCTTCGACCAGATACGCAGGCTCACGACGCTGCCGTCGATCGACGGATTGATCGGCATGCTCAGCGGCAAGGCCTGA